A window from Maridesulfovibrio ferrireducens encodes these proteins:
- a CDS encoding carboxyl transferase domain-containing protein, translated as MDIEKKLDGLIKRVQYARDILGDTEDRRLTAFAQKLDTFLDRNINLTQEELWDKLNTVAESLAVLEKDIDNTLTPMDKVRIVRHSERICLKDILENVYDNYTVVGGKDDMSIDPGMVIARAYISRRIGKKVHNQPVMVVGQEKGHGQEFRNGGCIKPWGNANALRYMKVAARENIPIHTYVFTPGSFPIEDYPGAAQQIAENIYEMCGLDVPIISVISEGGSGGAEAIAMADKRLMLSHGYYSVISPEGAAAIEGRLRGGQRAPTELIESCAKNQRITAKDNLGFGYIDGIIKEPALGSRPEHFEFYKTIRAEVIRATDEVVLSVKGLSPFRGVAIKSRNKKELTDESVFVRWSINSNEKDRLLWKRYKKYRRMAQDAYEDKRTLVEKINSAKVDAMAAAYSTIRYDLIRKYQSKLQRFVEETKDELHVITNKVDQLKQRVIGKVGFSTKESSEVEFALTKLSAQKDDDIPPADYRHFVSPRASEDREITCPNAEKDGCLEIWSRDLFDEFGGVCPTCGHHFPMEYRWYLANVFDWGTVREFNKSICASNPTNFPNYQNRLDAAKEKTGLQSGCITFEGHIKHTKVTCATLVAPFRGGSVGAAEGEKFIRALELAGKKRYPFLAYVHGTAGIRIQEGTNGLIQMPRCTLAVRRYIESGGLYIVLYDTNSYAGPVASFLGCSPYQYAVRSSRLGFAGPGVIKETTGLDIPPDYHSAYNALSRGHIQDIWDRRDIRRNLHQAFLTVGGRNLYYR; from the coding sequence ATGGATATAGAAAAAAAACTGGATGGATTAATCAAGCGGGTCCAGTATGCGCGCGACATCCTCGGAGACACCGAGGATAGACGCCTTACTGCTTTTGCCCAAAAGCTTGACACCTTCCTAGATCGAAATATTAATCTGACTCAGGAAGAACTGTGGGATAAACTTAACACCGTAGCTGAAAGCCTCGCTGTTCTGGAAAAGGATATTGATAATACCCTTACTCCCATGGATAAAGTCCGTATTGTTCGTCATTCCGAAAGAATCTGTCTTAAAGATATTCTTGAAAATGTTTATGACAACTACACTGTTGTCGGCGGCAAGGATGACATGAGCATCGACCCCGGTATGGTTATTGCGCGAGCCTACATCTCTAGAAGAATTGGCAAAAAAGTGCATAATCAGCCCGTCATGGTAGTCGGACAGGAAAAAGGACACGGACAGGAATTCCGTAACGGTGGCTGTATCAAACCTTGGGGAAATGCTAACGCACTTCGCTATATGAAAGTCGCTGCCCGCGAAAATATTCCCATCCATACCTATGTATTTACTCCCGGTTCATTCCCGATTGAAGACTACCCGGGTGCTGCTCAGCAAATTGCTGAAAACATCTATGAAATGTGCGGATTGGATGTTCCGATCATCTCCGTTATTTCAGAGGGTGGATCAGGCGGCGCAGAAGCCATTGCTATGGCAGATAAACGCCTAATGCTTTCCCACGGTTATTACTCGGTTATATCCCCTGAGGGTGCGGCTGCAATCGAAGGAAGGCTTCGCGGTGGACAACGTGCCCCGACTGAGTTGATCGAGTCTTGCGCCAAAAATCAGCGCATTACTGCGAAAGACAACCTCGGATTCGGTTACATCGACGGTATTATCAAGGAACCCGCATTAGGTTCCCGCCCTGAACATTTTGAATTTTATAAAACTATCAGAGCTGAAGTTATCAGAGCCACTGATGAAGTAGTTTTAAGCGTGAAAGGCCTCAGTCCGTTTCGTGGCGTAGCAATTAAAAGCCGTAATAAAAAAGAACTGACGGATGAATCTGTATTTGTACGCTGGTCTATCAACAGCAATGAAAAAGACCGCTTGCTGTGGAAGAGATATAAAAAATACCGTCGCATGGCTCAAGATGCCTACGAAGATAAAAGAACTCTGGTAGAAAAAATCAATTCTGCGAAAGTGGATGCTATGGCTGCTGCTTATTCCACTATCCGCTATGATTTAATAAGAAAATACCAATCCAAACTTCAAAGATTTGTTGAAGAAACTAAAGACGAACTTCATGTCATAACTAATAAAGTTGACCAATTGAAACAACGAGTTATAGGCAAAGTCGGATTTTCCACCAAGGAAAGCTCCGAAGTCGAATTTGCTTTGACAAAACTTTCTGCACAGAAAGATGACGATATTCCACCAGCAGATTATAGACATTTTGTCAGCCCCAGAGCTTCAGAAGACAGGGAAATAACCTGCCCTAATGCTGAAAAAGACGGCTGCCTTGAAATATGGTCACGTGATCTGTTTGACGAATTCGGCGGGGTCTGTCCTACTTGCGGCCATCACTTCCCTATGGAATACCGTTGGTATCTTGCCAATGTATTTGACTGGGGAACTGTGCGCGAATTCAATAAATCAATTTGTGCATCCAACCCGACCAACTTTCCTAACTATCAGAACAGGCTGGACGCGGCGAAAGAAAAAACCGGACTACAGAGTGGTTGTATTACTTTTGAAGGTCATATTAAACACACCAAAGTCACCTGCGCTACACTTGTCGCCCCTTTTAGAGGTGGATCAGTCGGCGCTGCGGAAGGTGAAAAGTTTATTCGCGCCCTCGAACTTGCCGGTAAAAAAAGATATCCATTTCTGGCCTATGTTCACGGAACTGCCGGAATCAGGATTCAGGAAGGAACAAACGGACTGATCCAAATGCCGCGCTGTACTCTCGCAGTACGCCGTTACATTGAATCAGGCGGACTCTATATCGTTTTATATGATACAAACTCATACGCAGGACCTGTAGCCAGTTTCCTAGGCTGTTCACCATATCAGTATGCAGTTCGTTCATCCCGTCTCGGTTTTGCAGGTCCCGGAGTTATTAAAGAAACTACAGGGCTCGACATTCCACCGGATTACCATTCCGCTTACAACGCTCTCTCCCGTGGTCATATTCAAGACATCTGGGACCGCAGAGACATCCGCAGAAATCTGCATCAGGCTTTTCTTACCGTTGGTGGAAGAAACCTGTATTACAGATAA
- the gpmI gene encoding 2,3-bisphosphoglycerate-independent phosphoglycerate mutase, whose amino-acid sequence MSEQSGSPTVLLILDGWGIAPAGKGNAVQLANTPVLDSLFKTYPNTHLKCSGRAVGLPDGFMGNSEVGHTNIGAGRVVYQDMTRIDIDIEKEKFATNDAICDLIDNVKASGGRLHFMGLLSDGGVHSHINHLFALLKVVKDAGVSEVFVHAFMDGRDTSPTKGKEYMRQLVDKMNEIGIGKVATISGRYYSMDRDKHYERNEISYRALVLGEGVEAFDPVKAIEDAYEAGETDEFIKPRVLVETDGLMLDEDGVFFFNFRADRARQMCRILNDEDFNEFERPVVPAFSDFVTMTRYEGDFPFPVAFPPQNITNPIGEVISNAGLKQLRIAETEKYAHVTYFMNGGREEPFPNEDRILVPSPREVATYDQKPQMSAEEVTEKLINVLPDYSLCICNLANLDMVGHSGIIPAAILACETVDACVAKIIEAVTKLGGQVFLTADHGNAEEMIDADGGPQTAHSLNEVPLIFIGDVFKGRTPSSGALCDIAPTILNLMGIPVPKEMTGKNLIES is encoded by the coding sequence ATGTCAGAGCAGTCCGGTTCTCCCACAGTTCTCCTTATTCTAGACGGGTGGGGAATTGCCCCGGCTGGTAAAGGTAATGCTGTGCAGCTTGCCAATACTCCGGTTTTGGACAGTCTTTTTAAGACTTATCCTAATACGCATCTCAAATGTTCTGGTAGAGCTGTCGGTTTACCTGATGGTTTTATGGGGAATTCTGAAGTTGGTCATACCAACATCGGAGCCGGACGCGTTGTTTATCAGGACATGACTCGGATTGATATTGATATTGAAAAAGAAAAATTCGCTACGAATGATGCGATATGCGATTTAATTGATAATGTGAAAGCCTCCGGTGGGCGTCTCCATTTTATGGGGCTGCTTTCGGATGGTGGAGTGCATTCACATATCAATCATCTTTTTGCTTTGCTTAAAGTAGTTAAGGATGCCGGAGTAAGTGAAGTGTTCGTCCATGCTTTTATGGATGGACGAGATACTTCGCCTACTAAAGGTAAAGAATATATGCGCCAACTGGTTGATAAGATGAATGAAATCGGAATCGGGAAGGTTGCGACCATCTCGGGCCGATATTATTCAATGGATCGCGATAAGCATTATGAACGGAATGAAATTTCCTATCGCGCTTTGGTTCTCGGCGAAGGCGTCGAGGCTTTTGATCCGGTTAAAGCGATTGAAGATGCCTACGAAGCAGGTGAAACTGATGAGTTCATTAAGCCGCGAGTTCTCGTTGAAACTGATGGGCTGATGCTTGATGAAGATGGTGTTTTCTTTTTTAATTTCCGGGCAGACCGCGCTCGTCAGATGTGCAGGATTTTAAACGACGAAGATTTTAATGAATTTGAACGTCCTGTTGTTCCTGCTTTTAGCGACTTCGTGACCATGACTCGTTACGAAGGCGATTTTCCTTTTCCCGTAGCCTTTCCTCCGCAAAATATTACTAATCCTATTGGGGAAGTAATTTCGAATGCAGGACTCAAACAGTTGAGAATTGCTGAAACGGAAAAATATGCACATGTTACATATTTTATGAATGGCGGAAGGGAAGAACCTTTCCCGAATGAGGATAGAATCCTTGTTCCTTCGCCCCGTGAAGTGGCTACATACGATCAGAAACCGCAGATGAGCGCCGAAGAAGTTACTGAAAAACTTATTAACGTTCTGCCGGATTATTCTTTGTGTATCTGCAACCTTGCCAATCTGGACATGGTTGGACATTCTGGAATAATCCCTGCGGCTATTTTAGCCTGTGAAACTGTTGATGCCTGCGTAGCTAAAATTATTGAAGCCGTTACAAAGCTTGGCGGGCAGGTTTTTCTGACTGCTGATCATGGTAATGCGGAAGAGATGATTGACGCTGACGGCGGACCTCAGACAGCCCACAGTTTGAATGAAGTTCCTTTAATTTTCATAGGTGACGTCTTTAAAGGGCGAACTCCTTCTTCCGGAGCATTGTGTGATATAGCTCCTACCATTCTGAATTTAATGGGCATTCCTGTTCCAAAGGAAATGACCGGTAAAAATCTTATTGAGAGTTAA
- the rsfS gene encoding ribosome silencing factor yields the protein MKTKSKKFKEIETQDKLQLVAEWLDEKQAIDLIAIDVTGICPISEIVMVVSAKGIRHAQSLADNTLEKLSTGNIEYLGMEGYQTGDWILLDLNDIIIHIFQEDNRGFYNVEGLWSEGTKIELDINR from the coding sequence ATGAAAACTAAAAGTAAAAAATTTAAAGAGATCGAGACTCAGGACAAACTTCAGCTTGTTGCAGAATGGCTGGATGAAAAACAAGCAATTGACCTTATAGCCATTGATGTAACCGGGATTTGCCCGATTTCAGAAATCGTAATGGTTGTCAGTGCTAAAGGTATTCGTCACGCTCAGTCATTGGCTGATAACACTCTCGAGAAGCTTTCAACTGGAAATATTGAGTATCTTGGAATGGAAGGTTACCAGACCGGAGATTGGATTCTTCTCGATTTGAACGATATTATCATCCATATTTTCCAGGAAGATAATCGCGGTTTTTATAATGTTGAAGGATTGTGGTCCGAAGGGACTAAAATTGAATTGGATATTAACCGGTAG
- a CDS encoding phenylacetate--CoA ligase family protein codes for MIFDIDKETMPREELEALQLKRLKQLCERVYANVPFYTKKFKELGITPDDINSLSDLQKLPFTEKQDLRNHYPFGLFAVSRENIVRIHSSSGTTGKATVVGYTKRDIANWAGLMARAFAMAGATPEDIIHNAYGYGLFTGGLGVHYGAEALGATIIPISGGGTRRQIMLLKDFGATAICCTPSYALYLYETGKEMGIDFRELPLKVGIFGAEPWTESMRREIEDKLDIKALDIYGLSEIMGPGVAMECAEAQDGLHIMEDHFIPEIINPDTGELAKPGEVGELVVTTLTKEGIPLIRYRTRDLTKITYTPCRCGRTLARMQRVKGRSDDMLIIRGVNVFPSQIESILIETEGLSPHYLLEIHRDGNLDILTIKVEVAGTAFSDEIKNLQSLERKIQRNIKEFLGVTARIKLVEPNSIERSTGKAKRIVDLRNENQ; via the coding sequence ATGATCTTCGATATAGATAAAGAAACAATGCCTAGAGAAGAATTGGAAGCACTTCAACTTAAACGTTTGAAACAACTTTGTGAACGCGTTTATGCCAATGTCCCTTTCTATACAAAAAAGTTTAAAGAACTCGGAATTACACCCGATGATATCAATTCCCTTTCCGACCTTCAGAAATTGCCTTTTACCGAAAAACAGGATCTGCGCAATCATTATCCTTTCGGATTGTTCGCGGTATCCCGTGAAAACATTGTAAGGATTCATTCATCCTCAGGAACCACCGGGAAAGCGACTGTCGTGGGCTACACCAAACGCGACATTGCAAACTGGGCGGGTTTGATGGCTCGCGCGTTCGCGATGGCGGGAGCAACTCCCGAAGACATCATTCATAATGCTTATGGATATGGGTTATTCACCGGAGGACTCGGCGTACATTACGGAGCAGAAGCTCTCGGAGCAACGATCATTCCTATTTCCGGCGGCGGAACAAGACGCCAGATTATGCTTCTTAAAGATTTCGGTGCAACAGCAATTTGCTGCACCCCTTCTTATGCTCTTTACTTGTACGAAACAGGAAAAGAGATGGGTATCGATTTCAGAGAATTACCACTTAAAGTAGGTATTTTCGGAGCGGAACCATGGACCGAATCCATGCGCAGAGAGATCGAAGATAAGCTTGATATCAAAGCTCTTGATATCTACGGACTTTCTGAAATAATGGGGCCCGGTGTCGCAATGGAATGTGCTGAAGCACAGGACGGTCTGCATATCATGGAAGATCATTTTATTCCTGAAATTATCAATCCGGATACAGGTGAACTGGCCAAACCAGGTGAAGTCGGTGAGTTAGTTGTAACCACACTCACAAAAGAAGGCATCCCGCTCATCCGTTACCGCACCCGCGACCTGACAAAAATCACTTACACACCTTGTCGTTGCGGCAGAACTCTTGCAAGAATGCAACGCGTTAAAGGCAGAAGCGATGACATGTTGATCATTCGCGGCGTAAATGTATTCCCGTCTCAGATTGAATCTATTCTCATCGAAACCGAAGGATTGTCTCCACATTATCTGCTGGAAATCCATAGAGATGGAAACCTTGATATTCTTACTATCAAAGTTGAAGTCGCAGGAACCGCGTTCTCTGATGAAATTAAAAATTTACAGAGCCTCGAAAGAAAGATACAAAGAAATATCAAAGAATTCCTTGGTGTAACAGCTCGGATTAAACTGGTAGAACCTAACTCTATTGAGCGTTCGACCGGTAAAGCCAAAAGAATTGTCGACCTTCGCAACGAGAACCAATAA
- a CDS encoding ACT domain-containing protein — translation MKCDQLSIFLENRAGRLAEVTRLLSEAKVNIRALSLADTSDFGILRLIVSDFDKAQKTLKDAGFTVGKTTVVAVVVDDHPGGLHALLEMLRNASINVEYMYAFVQQTGNNAVIIFRFDRTDQAIELLAENNIQTIPSEELSKL, via the coding sequence ATGAAATGTGATCAGCTATCTATATTCCTTGAAAATCGTGCCGGAAGACTTGCAGAAGTAACCAGACTTCTCAGCGAAGCAAAAGTTAATATCCGCGCTCTTTCCCTTGCCGACACTTCAGACTTCGGCATTCTGCGACTCATAGTTTCTGACTTTGATAAAGCTCAGAAAACACTGAAAGACGCTGGATTTACTGTTGGTAAAACAACTGTTGTCGCAGTTGTTGTTGACGATCATCCCGGAGGACTTCACGCCCTGCTGGAAATGCTCAGAAATGCCAGCATCAACGTTGAATACATGTACGCATTTGTTCAGCAGACCGGCAATAATGCCGTCATTATCTTTCGCTTTGATCGAACAGATCAGGCAATTGAACTGCTTGCTGAGAATAATATCCAGACAATCCCCAGCGAAGAACTTTCAAAACTGTAG
- a CDS encoding RtcB family protein, whose protein sequence is MNLELLTKLGSCRWKIKRISPMNTDAVIFADEKILHALDDKTVSQMRDVASLPGVVGPVCIMPDAHSGYGFPIGGVGAFDPEKGVISAGGVGFDISCGVRTLTTGLKKHHLKEVSEKLADSLFKNIPSGTGVGGKLKLTNNQMDEMLSGGASWAVGQKMGFPDDLRRIENNGVFRQADPSKVSKKAKQRMIDQLGTLGSGNHYLEVQYVEKIFDEQTAKAFGIAENEILVSIHCGSRGLGHQIATDYLPLMVKSAAKYGIKLPNKDIACAPIKSSLGQDYLKAMGAGINCALANRQRITHLVRNCFADILPKADLKLLYDVSHNTCNREEFLINGHMKTLYVHRKGATRALGPNSPELPHEFKKYGQPVIIGGSMGTSSYILAGTTASAELSFSSSCHGAGRVMSRTKALKSFKGKNIQDRLNLNGIIIKSGSIRGLAEEAPKAYKDVERVINVAEQAGISKIIARLKPIICVKG, encoded by the coding sequence ATGAATCTTGAACTGCTCACTAAATTAGGGTCATGCAGATGGAAAATTAAAAGAATAAGCCCTATGAATACTGATGCTGTAATTTTTGCCGATGAAAAAATCCTACACGCTCTCGATGACAAAACAGTTTCACAAATGCGGGATGTTGCATCTCTGCCCGGAGTTGTCGGCCCGGTCTGCATTATGCCGGACGCCCATTCCGGTTATGGATTTCCTATCGGCGGAGTCGGTGCTTTTGACCCTGAAAAAGGCGTTATTTCAGCCGGAGGAGTAGGTTTCGATATTTCATGCGGAGTAAGAACGCTGACCACAGGACTTAAGAAACATCACCTGAAAGAAGTCTCAGAAAAACTCGCAGATTCTCTTTTTAAAAATATACCTTCAGGAACAGGAGTCGGCGGAAAATTAAAACTTACAAACAATCAAATGGACGAAATGCTTTCAGGCGGAGCTTCATGGGCAGTCGGACAAAAGATGGGATTTCCTGATGATTTGCGCCGCATCGAAAACAATGGAGTTTTCAGACAGGCCGATCCTTCTAAAGTTTCTAAAAAAGCAAAACAAAGAATGATTGATCAGCTCGGAACTCTGGGGTCAGGAAATCATTACCTTGAAGTTCAATATGTTGAAAAAATTTTTGATGAACAAACAGCAAAAGCATTCGGAATTGCCGAAAATGAAATCCTTGTCAGCATACATTGCGGTTCGCGGGGTTTAGGCCATCAGATAGCAACAGATTACTTGCCTCTCATGGTCAAAAGTGCTGCAAAATATGGTATAAAACTACCGAATAAAGACATTGCGTGCGCGCCTATAAAATCAAGTCTGGGACAAGATTACCTTAAAGCCATGGGAGCAGGCATAAATTGCGCCCTTGCCAATAGACAGAGGATAACCCATCTGGTGAGAAACTGTTTTGCAGACATATTACCGAAAGCAGATCTCAAACTTCTCTATGATGTGAGCCACAACACCTGCAACCGAGAAGAATTCCTCATTAACGGTCACATGAAAACGCTTTATGTACATCGTAAAGGAGCGACAAGAGCTTTGGGCCCCAACTCACCGGAACTTCCGCATGAATTCAAAAAATATGGCCAGCCAGTAATAATCGGTGGCAGTATGGGAACCTCCTCATACATACTGGCAGGCACAACAGCTTCTGCTGAGCTTTCCTTCTCCTCATCCTGTCACGGTGCGGGAAGAGTAATGAGCCGAACCAAAGCATTAAAATCTTTTAAAGGAAAAAACATTCAAGACAGACTCAATCTTAATGGAATTATTATTAAAAGTGGATCAATACGAGGACTGGCGGAAGAAGCTCCAAAAGCATATAAAGATGTTGAAAGAGTAATAAACGTCGCTGAACAAGCGGGAATTTCAAAAATAATCGCCCGCCTTAAGCCAATTATATGTGTTAAAGGCTGA
- a CDS encoding Hpt domain-containing protein, protein MNLVLTYRPKMKTNDVINDIWLKSMASTKKEFLKKLFSVFLRDEPNRVHKIRDALQTGEMDKLKFLAHSLKGAAATMGADRVKEACLDLERSALGGNTDQAYKDMLVLEHEMKSVYDFMSEFIK, encoded by the coding sequence ATGAATTTGGTTTTAACCTATCGTCCTAAAATGAAAACTAACGACGTAATTAATGATATTTGGCTAAAATCCATGGCATCCACCAAAAAAGAGTTCCTTAAAAAACTTTTTTCTGTGTTTCTTCGCGATGAACCGAATAGGGTTCACAAAATTAGAGACGCCCTTCAAACGGGTGAAATGGACAAGCTAAAGTTTCTGGCTCACTCTCTAAAAGGAGCTGCAGCAACTATGGGTGCCGACAGAGTCAAAGAAGCCTGCCTCGATCTAGAACGAAGTGCACTGGGCGGAAATACCGACCAAGCTTACAAAGACATGCTCGTTCTTGAGCATGAGATGAAATCAGTTTATGACTTTATGAGCGAATTTATCAAATAA
- a CDS encoding potassium transporter Kup, producing the protein MKKKNNVSRQAALSIGALGVVFGDIGTSPLYALKACFSGHHAIALTSANVLGVLSLIIWSLLVVISLKYVTFVMAADNKGEGGIFALYELVSQNKSGRSVSVMLIATLIGGALLYGDGVITPAISVLSAIEGLDIATTLAHGYITHISCAILLILFTFQSSGTDKIGRLFGPVMFVWFIVIGAFGALSMLNNIVVLEAFSPLHAVRFFAENGIAGTLVLGAVVLCVTGGEALFADMGHFGRRPITLAWYFVALPSLLLNYLGQGALLINNPKLIVNPFFSLFPKTILLPIVGLATLAAIIASQAIISGAFSLTAQAVHLGFIPRIRIFQTSELNPGQVYVGSVNWIMAALSIFLVISFKHSEELAGAYGIAITGTMVITTYLFWFYLRNIRKWNVVPAAILISFFACFDLGFFIVNFTKIDGGGWFPILLASIVAYIMYVWLWGREEVYDHVMERGLHITDLESEIEKYILAKIPGEAVFLAASDYIPHAFLQHLRRNRVVPEKLIFLQVKTLNEPYVDSGQRIFVKRLKNNVSWMTVSYGFMEKPNVPVSVFQAWNQIGIRKEECNYYVGRVFIKYDEERTDHKIKRKLFIFLSSISDNPVDYFKIPEELVVTIGTGVKL; encoded by the coding sequence ATGAAAAAAAAGAATAATGTTTCAAGACAGGCGGCTTTATCGATTGGGGCTCTCGGAGTTGTTTTCGGTGATATCGGAACCAGCCCTCTCTACGCCTTGAAAGCCTGCTTCAGTGGGCATCATGCAATTGCATTAACGTCTGCAAATGTGCTTGGTGTTCTTTCGCTGATTATTTGGTCTCTTTTGGTTGTCATCAGTCTCAAATATGTAACGTTTGTAATGGCTGCGGATAATAAAGGTGAAGGCGGGATATTCGCACTTTATGAGCTTGTAAGCCAGAACAAGAGCGGACGTTCAGTTTCCGTGATGCTTATAGCTACACTTATCGGAGGAGCTCTTTTGTACGGAGACGGGGTAATAACTCCCGCTATTTCTGTCCTTTCCGCTATTGAAGGGCTTGATATCGCAACCACACTGGCTCACGGTTATATTACTCATATTTCCTGTGCAATTTTGCTGATTCTTTTTACCTTTCAAAGTAGCGGGACTGATAAAATTGGGCGTTTGTTCGGCCCGGTTATGTTTGTTTGGTTCATTGTTATAGGTGCTTTCGGAGCGCTGTCGATGTTGAATAATATTGTCGTATTAGAAGCTTTCAGTCCGTTGCATGCTGTTCGTTTTTTTGCTGAAAACGGGATTGCCGGAACACTTGTTCTTGGAGCGGTTGTCCTGTGCGTTACAGGAGGAGAGGCTCTTTTTGCAGATATGGGTCATTTCGGGCGAAGACCTATCACTCTTGCATGGTATTTTGTGGCATTGCCGAGCCTGCTCTTAAATTACTTAGGGCAGGGCGCTCTGTTGATAAATAATCCAAAACTTATTGTTAATCCTTTTTTCAGTTTATTTCCAAAAACAATACTTTTACCGATAGTCGGGCTTGCCACATTGGCCGCAATTATTGCCTCACAGGCTATTATTTCAGGTGCTTTTTCACTCACGGCTCAGGCTGTACATCTAGGTTTCATACCGCGTATTCGTATTTTCCAAACTTCTGAACTTAATCCGGGGCAGGTTTATGTTGGATCTGTTAACTGGATTATGGCTGCGCTCAGTATCTTTTTAGTGATCTCGTTTAAGCATTCAGAAGAACTTGCAGGAGCTTACGGAATAGCAATTACCGGAACTATGGTTATTACAACTTACCTTTTCTGGTTTTATTTGAGAAATATTCGTAAATGGAATGTAGTTCCGGCTGCAATCTTGATCAGTTTTTTTGCGTGTTTTGATTTAGGTTTTTTTATTGTTAACTTCACTAAAATTGATGGAGGAGGATGGTTTCCTATCCTGCTGGCCTCGATTGTTGCCTATATAATGTACGTTTGGCTATGGGGCAGGGAGGAAGTTTATGATCATGTTATGGAAAGAGGGCTGCATATAACCGATCTTGAATCTGAAATTGAAAAGTATATTCTCGCAAAAATACCTGGCGAAGCCGTGTTTCTTGCCGCATCGGATTATATTCCTCATGCTTTTTTACAACATCTTAGAAGGAACAGAGTTGTACCTGAAAAACTTATTTTTTTGCAGGTTAAGACTTTAAACGAGCCATATGTTGATTCAGGACAGCGGATTTTTGTGAAAAGACTGAAAAATAATGTTTCATGGATGACTGTATCGTACGGGTTTATGGAAAAACCGAACGTGCCTGTGTCAGTTTTTCAAGCTTGGAATCAAATTGGAATTAGAAAAGAGGAGTGTAATTACTATGTTGGAAGGGTTTTTATAAAGTATGATGAAGAGCGCACAGATCATAAAATTAAAAGGAAACTTTTTATTTTCTTAAGCTCAATTTCAGATAATCCAGTTGATTATTTTAAAATACCTGAAGAGCTGGTTGTTACTATAGGTACTGGAGTCAAGTTGTAG
- the dapB gene encoding 4-hydroxy-tetrahydrodipicolinate reductase, producing the protein MTDIVIIGAKGRMGATLVRLVQESDELNLSAVMERSGCEQGLDALGCVCGTSPDEVLVKVPGAVIIDFTAPAATLRLLETASITGNPVVIGTTGMTADDLVKVEEFAKKVPVFLAPNMSVGVNVLLKILPELVRMLGPAYDMEMTEIHHNKKVDSPSGTALKLAECMAEARGLVYDEVKKHSRDGIVGARTKDEIGVMAVRGGDVVGDHTAYFFGPGERIEVTHRAHSRDTFAQGALRAAAWLADQKPGKVYCMADIF; encoded by the coding sequence ATGACTGATATAGTAATTATTGGAGCAAAAGGGCGCATGGGGGCAACTTTGGTGCGTCTTGTCCAGGAAAGCGATGAGCTGAACCTGTCGGCAGTTATGGAACGTTCAGGGTGTGAGCAGGGTCTTGATGCTCTAGGGTGTGTCTGCGGAACATCTCCTGATGAAGTTTTGGTTAAAGTTCCCGGTGCGGTTATCATTGATTTTACAGCTCCGGCGGCAACATTGCGACTTCTCGAAACTGCGTCAATTACCGGAAATCCGGTTGTTATCGGAACTACAGGTATGACTGCGGATGATTTGGTTAAAGTTGAAGAGTTCGCGAAAAAAGTTCCTGTATTCCTTGCCCCGAATATGAGTGTCGGCGTTAATGTTCTGCTTAAAATTCTGCCTGAACTTGTACGCATGTTAGGGCCTGCTTATGATATGGAAATGACTGAAATTCATCATAATAAAAAAGTTGATTCTCCAAGCGGAACAGCTCTTAAGCTGGCTGAATGTATGGCCGAAGCTCGTGGTCTTGTTTACGATGAAGTTAAAAAACATAGTCGCGACGGCATTGTCGGCGCGAGAACAAAGGATGAAATTGGTGTGATGGCTGTTCGCGGCGGAGATGTTGTCGGTGATCATACCGCTTATTTCTTCGGCCCCGGTGAACGTATAGAAGTTACACATCGTGCTCATTCCCGCGATACTTTTGCTCAGGGCGCGCTTAGAGCTGCCGCGTGGCTTGCTGATCAGAAGCCCGGAAAAGTTTACTGCATGGCTGATATTTTCTAG